In one Leptidea sinapis chromosome 25, ilLepSina1.1, whole genome shotgun sequence genomic region, the following are encoded:
- the LOC126971980 gene encoding uncharacterized protein LOC126971980 produces MKKIHHNRTRQFIEEKLNELLYEPSGEFDNFCRMSYSDFEFLLPKISPMISKHDTDFREAIPYKFRLAITLRFLASGDSYKSLHYLFKVSVSMISIIIREVCRALNEILKDLVKMPTTVEGWLNIKEGFRTKFPHCIGALDGKHVVIESPTHSGTEYFNYKKTFSIVLLALVDSKYIFGDIGSQGKISDGGVFNNCLLWKRIIRKLDFPPPCPLPGSNINIPYVFLADGAF; encoded by the exons ATGAAAAAGATTCATCATAATCGTACCAG aCAATTTATAGAAGAGAAATTAAATGAACTTTTATATGAACCATCTGGAGAGTTTGATAACTTCTGCCGAATGAGCTATTCTGATTTTGAGTTTTTACTGCCAAAAATTTCACCAATGATATCCAAGCATGATACAGACTTCAGAGAAGCTATACCATACAAATTTCGTCTTGCCATTACGCTACGATTTTTGGCATCTGGTGATTCTTACAAAAGCCTTCACTACTTGTTTAAAGTATCTGTCTCTATGATATCAATAATCATTCGTGAAGTTTGCCGAGCTCTTAATGAAATTCTGAAGGATCTAGTTAAG ATGCCCACCACAGTAGAAGGATGGCTTAATATAAAAGAAGGATTCAGGACTAAATTTCCACATTGCATAGGTGCATTGGATGGCAAGCATGTAGTCATTGAAAGCCCAACGCATAGTGGAACAGAGTATTTCAATTATAAGAAAACTTTTAGCATTGTCCTTTTGGCTTTAGTGGATAGCAAATACATATTCGGAGACATCGGGAGTCAAGGAAAAATAAGTGACGGCGGggtctttaataattgtttactaTGGAAAAGAATAATTAGAAAATTAGATTTTCCACCACCATGTCCACTTCCAGGATCgaatattaatattccatacGTGTTTTTAGCTgacggtgctttttga